The Deltaproteobacteria bacterium DNA segment AGAGTCACAATGCCCGTGACGTCGGTCGTCCTGAAGTAGAACTGCGGCCTGTAGCCGTTAAAGAACGGCGTGTGGCGGCCTCCCTCTTCCTTCGTAAGGATATAGACCTCGCCCTTGAACTTCGTGTGCGGAGTAACCGACCCGGGCTTCGCAAGCACCTGGCCCCTCTCCACCTCTTCCTTCTTCGTGCCCCTAAGAAGCGCGCCTATGTTGTCTCCGGCACGGCCCTCGTCCAGGAGCTTCCTGAACATCTCGACTCCCGTAACGGTAGTCTTCGTCGTCGGACGGAGCCCTATTATCTCGATCTCCTCGCCCACCTTTATAACGCCCCTCTCGACCCTGCCCGTTACGACAGTGCCGCGCCCCGATATCGAGAAAACGTCCTCGACCGGCATGAGGAAGGGCTTGTCCACTTCCCTCTTGGGCTCGGGTATGTAGGTGTCCAGCGCCTCGGTAAGCTCGTGTATCGCGCCGCACCACTGGCATTCCTTCTTGCCGCACCCGCACTCGAGTATCTTAAGGGCGCTACCCTTTATTACAGGGATCTCGTCCCCGGGGAACTTGTACTGGTTCAGAAGCTCCCTCACCTCGAGCTCGACAAGGTCCAGAAGCTCCTTGTCATCCACCATGTCCACCTTGTTGAGGAACACTACTATGTAGGGAACGCCGACCTGCCTCGCAAGGAGGATATGTTCCCTCGTCTGG contains these protein-coding regions:
- the tuf gene encoding elongation factor Tu; amino-acid sequence: MSKAKFERGKAHLNVGTIGHVDHGKTSLTAAITKVLSSKGYAEFLAYENIDKAPEERERGVTISISHVEYQTDKRHYAHIDCPGHADYIKNMITGAAQMDGAIMVVSAADGPMPQTREHILLARQVGVPYIVVFLNKVDMVDDKELLDLVELEVRELLNQYKFPGDEIPVIKGSALKILECGCGKKECQWCGAIHELTEALDTYIPEPKREVDKPFLMPVEDVFSISGRGTVVTGRVERGVIKVGEEIEIIGLRPTTKTTVTGVEMFRKLLDEGRAGDNIGALLRGTKKEEVERGQVLAKPGSVTPHTKFKGEVYILTKEEGGRHTPFFNGYRPQFYFRTTDVTGIVTLPEGTEMVMPGDNISIDVALITPIAMEEGLRFAIREGGRTVGAGVVT